One Symphalangus syndactylus isolate Jambi chromosome 10, NHGRI_mSymSyn1-v2.1_pri, whole genome shotgun sequence genomic region harbors:
- the ANKRD33 gene encoding photoreceptor ankyrin repeat protein isoform X3, with the protein MVACYHGFQSVVALLSHCPFIDVNQQDKGGDTALMLAAQAGHVPLVSLLLNYYVGLDLERRDQRGLTALMKAAMRNRCECVATLLMAGADLTAVDPVRGKTALEWAVLTDSFDTVWRIRQLLRRPQVEQLSQHYQPEWPALSGLVAQAQAKAQAQVAPSLLERLQATLSLPFAPSPQEGGVLDHLVTATTSLASPFVTTACHTLCPDHPPSLGTRSKSVPELLVPAEAQSCRTSKSGPSSLAIPGAQDTEEETGGGGGQNGTEVGEDGIGQAGNR; encoded by the exons ATGGTCGCATGCTACCACGGCTTCCAGAGTGTTGTGGCCCTGCTCAGCCACTGTCCTTTCATTGATGTGAACCAGCAGGACAAAGGAGGAGACACGGCCCTCATGTTGGCTGCCCAAGCAG GCCATGTGCCTCTGGTGAGTCTCCTGCTCAACTACTATGTGGGCCTGGACCTGGAACGCCGGGACCAGCGGGGGCTCACGGCGTTAATGAAGGCTGCCATGCGGAACCGCTGTGAGTGCGTGGCCACCCTCCTCATGGCAG GTGCTGACCTGACAGCAGTGGACCCTGTTCGGGGCAAGACGGCCCTGGAATGGGCAGTGCTGACCGACAGCTTCGACACCGTGTGGAGGATTCGGCAGCTGCTGAGGCGGCCCCAAGTGGAGCAGCTTAGCCAGCACTACCAGCCCGAGTGGCCGGCCTTGTCGGGGCTTGTGGCCCAGGCCCAAGCCAAGGCCCAGGCCCAGGTTGCCCCTTCACTCCTAGAGCGGCTGCAGGCTACCTTGAGCCTCCCCTTTGCCCCGTCTCCTCAGGAGGGGGGTGTTCTGGACCACCTTGTGACTGccacaaccagcctggccagtccCTTTGTCACCACTGCCTGCCACACTCTGTGCCCTGACCACCCACCTTCGCTGGGCACCCGAAGCAAGTCCGTGCCAGAGCTGTTAG TGCCAGCCGAAGCCCAGTCCTGCAGGACATCAAAGTCTGGCCCTTCCTCTCTGGCGATACCAGGAGCTCAggatacagaagaggaaacaggaggaggaggaggccagaATGGCACAGAAGTAGGGGAAGATGGGATAGGACAGGCTGGGAACAGGTAA
- the ANKRD33 gene encoding photoreceptor ankyrin repeat protein isoform X1: MKVRPSVTCVASWGGIVHLEAFGDPVIVLRGVWAVPRVDCLIDTLRTPNASCMRRATHLLVPCLEEEELALHRRRLDMSEALPCPGKETPTPGCRLGALYWACVHNDPTQLQAILDGGVSPEDATQVDSNGRTGLMVACYHGFQSVVALLSHCPFIDVNQQDKGGDTALMLAAQAGHVPLVSLLLNYYVGLDLERRDQRGLTALMKAAMRNRCADLTAVDPVRGKTALEWAVLTDSFDTVWRIRQLLRRPQVEQLSQHYQPEWPALSGLVAQAQAKAQAQVAPSLLERLQATLSLPFAPSPQEGGVLDHLVTATTSLASPFVTTACHTLCPDHPPSLGTRSKSVPELLGTAPPPPLVPQSPPGSPQRSPWVFVPYQSPQGILSKCLQWLQPKDSTSPRPQVPKILLSKASSSPYQCQPKPSPAGHQSLALPLWRYQELRIQKRKQEEEEARMAQK; this comes from the exons ATGAAAGTCCGGCCATCTGTTACCTGCGTTGCTTCCTGGGGAGGGATAGTCCACCTGGAGGCATTCGGAGACCCGGTGATTGTGCTCCGCGGAGTCTGGGCTGTGCCCCGCGTTGACTGCCTCATAGATACCCTCCGAACCCCAA ATGCCAGCTGCATGAGAAGAGCGACTCACCTTCTGGTCCCCTGCCTGGAAGAGGAAGAGCTGGCATTGCACAGGAGACGGCTGGACATGTCTGAGGCACTGCCCTGCCCGGGCAAGGAgacccccaccccaggctgcaggctggggGCCCTGTATTGGGCCTGTGTCCACAATGATCCCACCCAGCTCCAAGCCATACTGGATGGTGGGGTCTCCCCAGAGGACGCCACCCAGGTGGACAGCAATGGGAGG ACAGGCCTCATGGTCGCATGCTACCACGGCTTCCAGAGTGTTGTGGCCCTGCTCAGCCACTGTCCTTTCATTGATGTGAACCAGCAGGACAAAGGAGGAGACACGGCCCTCATGTTGGCTGCCCAAGCAG GCCATGTGCCTCTGGTGAGTCTCCTGCTCAACTACTATGTGGGCCTGGACCTGGAACGCCGGGACCAGCGGGGGCTCACGGCGTTAATGAAGGCTGCCATGCGGAACCGCT GTGCTGACCTGACAGCAGTGGACCCTGTTCGGGGCAAGACGGCCCTGGAATGGGCAGTGCTGACCGACAGCTTCGACACCGTGTGGAGGATTCGGCAGCTGCTGAGGCGGCCCCAAGTGGAGCAGCTTAGCCAGCACTACCAGCCCGAGTGGCCGGCCTTGTCGGGGCTTGTGGCCCAGGCCCAAGCCAAGGCCCAGGCCCAGGTTGCCCCTTCACTCCTAGAGCGGCTGCAGGCTACCTTGAGCCTCCCCTTTGCCCCGTCTCCTCAGGAGGGGGGTGTTCTGGACCACCTTGTGACTGccacaaccagcctggccagtccCTTTGTCACCACTGCCTGCCACACTCTGTGCCCTGACCACCCACCTTCGCTGGGCACCCGAAGCAAGTCCGTGCCAGAGCTGTTAGGTactgccccgcccccacccctggTTCCCCAGTCCCCGCCAGGGAGTCCCCAGAGGTCCCCGTGGGTCTTCGTCCCCTACCAGAGCCCTCAGGGCATATTGAGCAAGTGCCTTCAGTGGCTACAACCCAAGGATAGCACCAGCCCCAGGCCCCAAGTCCCCAAGATCCTCCTCTCCAAGGCATCCTCATCCCCCTACCAGTGCCAGCCGAAGCCCAGTCCTGCAGGACATCAAAGTCTGGCCCTTCCTCTCTGGCGATACCAGGAGCTCAggatacagaagaggaaacaggaggaggaggaggccagaATGGCACAGAAGTAG
- the ANKRD33 gene encoding photoreceptor ankyrin repeat protein isoform X2 produces the protein MVACYHGFQSVVALLSHCPFIDVNQQDKGGDTALMLAAQAGHVPLVSLLLNYYVGLDLERRDQRGLTALMKAAMRNRCECVATLLMAGGCNTGLPSSTFNRMGLYGFECADLTAVDPVRGKTALEWAVLTDSFDTVWRIRQLLRRPQVEQLSQHYQPEWPALSGLVAQAQAKAQAQVAPSLLERLQATLSLPFAPSPQEGGVLDHLVTATTSLASPFVTTACHTLCPDHPPSLGTRSKSVPELLGTAPPPPLVPQSPPGSPQRSPWVFVPYQSPQGILSKCLQWLQPKDSTSPRPQVPKILLSKASSSPYQCQPKPSPAGHQSLALPLWRYQELRIQKRKQEEEEARMAQK, from the exons ATGGTCGCATGCTACCACGGCTTCCAGAGTGTTGTGGCCCTGCTCAGCCACTGTCCTTTCATTGATGTGAACCAGCAGGACAAAGGAGGAGACACGGCCCTCATGTTGGCTGCCCAAGCAG GCCATGTGCCTCTGGTGAGTCTCCTGCTCAACTACTATGTGGGCCTGGACCTGGAACGCCGGGACCAGCGGGGGCTCACGGCGTTAATGAAGGCTGCCATGCGGAACCGCTGTGAGTGCGTGGCCACCCTCCTCATGGCAG GAGGTTGCAACACTGGCCTCCCCAGTTCCACCTTCAACAGGATGGGACTCTATGGCTTTGAAT GTGCTGACCTGACAGCAGTGGACCCTGTTCGGGGCAAGACGGCCCTGGAATGGGCAGTGCTGACCGACAGCTTCGACACCGTGTGGAGGATTCGGCAGCTGCTGAGGCGGCCCCAAGTGGAGCAGCTTAGCCAGCACTACCAGCCCGAGTGGCCGGCCTTGTCGGGGCTTGTGGCCCAGGCCCAAGCCAAGGCCCAGGCCCAGGTTGCCCCTTCACTCCTAGAGCGGCTGCAGGCTACCTTGAGCCTCCCCTTTGCCCCGTCTCCTCAGGAGGGGGGTGTTCTGGACCACCTTGTGACTGccacaaccagcctggccagtccCTTTGTCACCACTGCCTGCCACACTCTGTGCCCTGACCACCCACCTTCGCTGGGCACCCGAAGCAAGTCCGTGCCAGAGCTGTTAGGTactgccccgcccccacccctggTTCCCCAGTCCCCGCCAGGGAGTCCCCAGAGGTCCCCGTGGGTCTTCGTCCCCTACCAGAGCCCTCAGGGCATATTGAGCAAGTGCCTTCAGTGGCTACAACCCAAGGATAGCACCAGCCCCAGGCCCCAAGTCCCCAAGATCCTCCTCTCCAAGGCATCCTCATCCCCCTACCAGTGCCAGCCGAAGCCCAGTCCTGCAGGACATCAAAGTCTGGCCCTTCCTCTCTGGCGATACCAGGAGCTCAggatacagaagaggaaacaggaggaggaggaggccagaATGGCACAGAAGTAG